In Flavobacterium sp. GSB-24, the genomic window TACAAACAAATTATTATGAAAAATTTCAAAATTAGCCGGATCTTTCTGGTAACCTTACTATGTATTGTAGGGATCAACAGCACTTTTTCACAGGCTGATAAAAAAAGTTCTAAAAAAGAAAAAGCAGGTAAAAATGCTATTAAAACCGACTCAATACCGGACCTCAATAAACCACAGCCTTACGATAAGGTTATTACTTCGGATGCCAAAGTCTTTAAAGGCGTGTTTACTGTTGCCAAAGTAAAAGATCGTTTTTATTTTGAGATTCCAAATGAAGTCTTAGATCGTGATTTCCAGGTAACCAGCCGAATTGGTAAAGGACCGGCTGTATTTCAGAAGGTACCTGAAGGATTTGCCGGAAAGCTTTTAGAAAGCACGCAGATTCGTTTTACAAAGGCTCCGCATGATAAACTATTTGTAAAGCGTTTTGTGTACGATGAGGTTGCAACGGATAGTTCTGATAACGGACTATACAGAACCTTAAAATTAAATGACCTGCAGCCTGTTATGACGGCATTTGATATTAAAGCCTACGGAAAAAACTCAGTTGTTGTTGATGTGACGGACTATATCAATAGCGATTTAGGAATTTTTACCGGTAAATTGAAAGATATATTTCAGGCAACTGCGTTTCAGGCAGACCGCTCTTATATCAGCAGTGTAGAAGCCCTGCCAACAAGTATTGAGGTATTCACAGTAAAGACTTACGAGGATAATCGTAAATCCTATCTGACCACTGAAATTAACACCTCTTTTTTATTACTTCCCAAAGAAACAATGCGCATTCGTTATTCGGATGAAAGGATCGGATACAGCACCCTTTTGAGAACAGATTTGGACCAGGATCCCCAGAGAATTAAAAAAGTTGAAATTATAAACAGATGGCGTTTAGAACCTAAGCCTGAAGATTTGGAGCGTTATGCTAAGGGTGAATTGGTAGAGCCTCAAAAACCGATTGTTTTTTACATAAATCCTACAACACCAAAAAAATGGGTGCCTTATATAAAAAGAGCAGTAAGTGACTGGCAGCCAGCTTTTGAAAAAGCAGGTTTTAAAAATGCAATCTATGCTAAAGAAGCGGCTATTAGTGATAGTATATGGAATGCGAAAAACGGAGGTTTCAGCACTATTAATTATGCTCCGAATATGGGAGATGACATATCACATAATGTGACCCTTGATCCAAGAAGCGGTGAGATACTGCAGGCAAATATTCAAATCAACCACAATGTATTATTTGCCTTATATCGTACTTATTTGGTACAGGCCGGAACTATTGATAAAAGAGCACAGAATAGTGAATATAGTGATGAATTGATGGGGGAATTACTTCGTGTAGAACTTACTTCTCATGTGGGGAATACATTGGGACTTTTAAAAAATGCAGGCGCTGCATCCACCATTGCGGTAGCAAAACTTAGAGACAAAGAGTGGACCTCCAAACATGGAATCAGCCCTTCGATCATGCAAAATACCTTGTTCAATTATGTGGCACAGCCTGAGGATAATATTACAGAAAATGGAATCTTAGGACGCATTGGTGATTATGATAAATGGGCTATTTTCTGGGGCTATAAAATTCATCCTAATCTGAAAAACTTAATAGAAGAACGTACTTATCTGCGTCAAATACTCACCGACAGCCTTAAGGTAAATCCTCAATTGTATTACGGGGTGCAGCCTAAAGATATTGATCCTGTTACAGATCCAAGGAATCAGCCCAACAGTTTAGGGGATAATACCATTGAAGCCAGTAAACTGGGGATTAAAAACCTAAAATTAATATTGCCTAACCTTCCCAAATGGACTCTGAAGAAAGACGAATTATATGCTCCTACAGGAGGACAGCTTGGATATAGTTATGGTTTTCTTGTATCTCAATACCGTACTTACCTGGAAAATGTATCGAATATTTTTGGTACTTACTATTATAATCCTCATGATTCAGGATCAACTCAGAAGGTGTTTAGCTCCGTGTCTTTAAACCAACAGAAAGTAGCCATGTCTTTTTTAAATGCGGAAATATTTGACAAACAGGGACCTCAGTGGCTTATTCCTGAAAGTATCACCAGTTTAACGATTGATATTCCTTATAATAATGATATGTACAGCATCGGAGCAAATCTACTTGTACAGGTAATGCTTGATTTTAAAAAGCTTAAGAAAATAAACATTCTTGAAGAGCGTTTTGGAGCAGAAAACACCTATTCGTTAGTTTCCTATTTAAATGATCTTGACAAGGGAGTATGGTCTGAATTAAATACTTCGCAAAAAGTAAGCAGTTACCATATGGTTTTACAAAAGATGTATCTAAGTGCTATCAATGTAATTATTGACACTCCTCGCGATATCAACAGTACAACAACTATAGCAATCAGCAGGGGACATCTTATTGATTTGAAGCAGAGAGTTGTTAATACTTTAAAGATTACCACAGACAAAAATTCAAAGAATCATTATTTGGATATAATAGCAGAGATCAACAAACTTACAAATCCGAAAAGAGTAATTCCGGCACCGGTTTTACCTAATAATCCGGAGGCAAAGAAAGGTCTTCAGCAAGGGATAAATTACTGGGAAAAAGAGACTGTTGAATATTAAGTTAATCTTGAAAAAAATTATTATGTTACGCAAAAATATTTTATACGCGCTTTTAATTCTACTGCCTTTTTACTTATCAGCGCAGGTAATTTCACCACCATCATCTTTGCCAAATTTACCAAATCTAGCAGTTGATCCGGTGCCTTTTGAGCAGCTCATTACCTCTGAGGCAAAAAGCGCCATGGGGATGATAAATGTGTACACCGTAAAGGACCGTTATTATTTTGAAATCAAAGATTCGATTTTAGACCGACCTATATTGGTATTGAATCGGATTGTACAATCTTCGGCAGCCGTAGACAAATCAAAAGAAGGTTATGCTGGTGAGGAAATGGGAGAAAACACCATAATGTTTCGTAAAGGAAATGGTAAAAAGATCTTTATGACTTCTTATATTACCAATGACCGCTCATTGGATTCTACTGAAAATGGACTAAAAAGAGAATTGGATCTCAACAATACTCCCGGTATTTTAATGTCTTTCGACGCTAAGGCTTACGGGGCTAAAAAAAACTCGACCCTTATTGATGTAACAGATTTTCTATCGGGCAACAGTCGCATTATCTCAGGGGCTACATTTAACGAGAAAGGTTTTCAGTCTGATAAATCCTATGTGGATAAAATCCAGTCTTTTCCCATCAATACAGAAATTCAGGGATACAAGACATATGGGATAGGGTCAAAAGACAGTACTATGACTGTTGTTTTAAATACGTCATTTTTGCTTTTGCCTAAAAAGGCAATGAGAGAACGTTATAATGATCCGAGGGTGGGATATTTCACTCCCTTTAATTTCGACTATGATAAAAACCCGAAATTTGCTTCGATGGCGCTTAAAATTTCGCGCTGGAGATTAGAGCCAAAACCAGAGGATATAGAAAAATATAATCGAGGAGAGCTTGTCGAGCCAATAAAACCTATCATTTTTTATATTGATCCGGCGACACCTAAAAGATGGGTACCTTACCTCATTGCAGGTGTTAATGACTGGCAGGTTGCCTTTGAAAAAGCGGGTTTTAAAAATGCTATCAAGGCAATCGAAGTTCCGCAAGATGATACCAACTGGAATATGAATGATGCGCGTTACAGTGTCATTGTCTATAAACCTTCGCTGGATGCAAATGCAATGGGACCTTCTGTTATGGATGTTCGAAGCGGTGAGATTATTGCTTCGCATGTGAGCTGGTATCACAATGTAATGACCCTTTTGCATGATTGGTATCTTTTGCAGGCGGGTACCCTTGACAAAAATGCACAGCGGCAGGAATTCAGTGATGAACTTATGGGACAGCTAATCCGTTTTGTGTCCTCTCACGAAATCGGCCATACTTTAGGGCTCGCCCATAATTTCGGTTCTTCTTCAACAGTTCCGGTGGAAAAACTTCGTGATAAAAAATGGGTTGAAGAAAATGGACATACCCCTTCAATAATGGATTACGCCCGATTTAATTATGTGGCTCAACCTGAGGATAATATCTCTCAAAAAGGAATTTTCCCCAGAATAGGGGATTATGATAAATGGGCTATTGAGTGGGGTTATCGTGCTTATCCAGATATTAAAGATAAAAGGGAAGAAACAAAAATGCTTTTTAATAAGATAACAGATACCTTAAAGGTTAACCCAAGATTATACTTTGGTTCACAGGAGATTTTTGGTATAACGGATCCCCGTCGCCAGAATGAAGATTTAAGTGATAATGTCATGGTGGCTAATTCTTACGGGATTAAAAACCTTAAAAGGATACTTCCAAATCTGCCTGAATGGTCCAAAATGCCTACAGACCAGTTTGGTGAAAGATCAGGCAATGGTTTAAAAAGAAGCTATTCCGCATTACTTTCTCAACTTTCTCTTTACCATTCGCATGTGGTCAATACAATAGGTAAAGGATATTCAACTTATACAGCAGTTGGCGATACTACAAAGGTCTTTACTGTTGTTCCTAAAAGTAAGCAGAGGGAAGCAATGGCTTATTTAAATAAGCAGGTTTTCCGTGAGGAACCAATCTGGCTGCAGCCTGATACGGTACTTGATCAGGTCTGGATGCCTACAAAGGGAAAATTAACGCAAAATATTGCCGGTAACATACTGCGTGATGTGTTAGACATGCAAAAAATGATGAATCTTGAAAGTGCGGCCTTACTGTATGGGGATAAAACTTATACGCCACAGGATCTTTTTAAAGATTTGGATTATGGGATATGGCCGGAACTTTCAGCCGGAACTGCTGTGAGCAGCTATCATATCGCTTTGCAGCAACAATATATTTCCTCATTATTAATAGCCGTGACTACCCCGGCAGTGAATAATATTCCACTAAGCGGGGTTATCAGAGAACAATTAATGTCTTTAAAAAACAGAATAAAACTGGCTTTGCCAAAAATTAAAGATGCTGAAACAAAATACCATTACAATGATGTTCTGTTGCAAATCGCTTCGGTGGAAGGGGAAAGCCTTAATTAAGTTATTATGAAATCCGGATTTTTCATGGTTTTAAATTTTTTTGAATTAGTAAGTAAAAAAAGAAAAGACTTGTAGATAATAATGGAAATCCTAAAAGGGCTGTTCGTAAGGACAGCTCTTTTTAATTTTATGGAATCCGGTATGGATAAATACAAGAAATTATCACAATTTAAAAGTGAATACTCCTCTCAAATTTGCATCTAAATCCAGGTTTTTAGGTGAATTTACCGCCGTATTTAACATGTCCAGAGCAGCGGAATGACATTAAAATAATTATATTTGATTACAAATTCAATTTGTTATAACCAGCAGATCTTTTACAATGGAAAAAGCAATACAACTAAGGGTGAAAAAAGATTTGGATCCGCGCCAGCAGCAAACTATAATTAAATTAAAGGGCAGTTTGATTGCAAAGGGATACACCCAGATCATCCATATTTTGGACCAGGATGATGAGTTTCATATCAATAGATTTGAAACTGCAGCAGAACACCGCCGTGAGGTACAGCAATATATAGAGGCATTTATAACTCAGGAAGACCTTTCAGATACAATTTCTTTAAATAAATAAGGATAGTACTTGTACAGGCATGGGCAATCTCAATGTTTCGAGTGCTAAAAGCAATATAACATATAATAAATAAATGGAGA contains:
- a CDS encoding zinc-dependent metalloprotease, producing the protein MKNFKISRIFLVTLLCIVGINSTFSQADKKSSKKEKAGKNAIKTDSIPDLNKPQPYDKVITSDAKVFKGVFTVAKVKDRFYFEIPNEVLDRDFQVTSRIGKGPAVFQKVPEGFAGKLLESTQIRFTKAPHDKLFVKRFVYDEVATDSSDNGLYRTLKLNDLQPVMTAFDIKAYGKNSVVVDVTDYINSDLGIFTGKLKDIFQATAFQADRSYISSVEALPTSIEVFTVKTYEDNRKSYLTTEINTSFLLLPKETMRIRYSDERIGYSTLLRTDLDQDPQRIKKVEIINRWRLEPKPEDLERYAKGELVEPQKPIVFYINPTTPKKWVPYIKRAVSDWQPAFEKAGFKNAIYAKEAAISDSIWNAKNGGFSTINYAPNMGDDISHNVTLDPRSGEILQANIQINHNVLFALYRTYLVQAGTIDKRAQNSEYSDELMGELLRVELTSHVGNTLGLLKNAGAASTIAVAKLRDKEWTSKHGISPSIMQNTLFNYVAQPEDNITENGILGRIGDYDKWAIFWGYKIHPNLKNLIEERTYLRQILTDSLKVNPQLYYGVQPKDIDPVTDPRNQPNSLGDNTIEASKLGIKNLKLILPNLPKWTLKKDELYAPTGGQLGYSYGFLVSQYRTYLENVSNIFGTYYYNPHDSGSTQKVFSSVSLNQQKVAMSFLNAEIFDKQGPQWLIPESITSLTIDIPYNNDMYSIGANLLVQVMLDFKKLKKINILEERFGAENTYSLVSYLNDLDKGVWSELNTSQKVSSYHMVLQKMYLSAINVIIDTPRDINSTTTIAISRGHLIDLKQRVVNTLKITTDKNSKNHYLDIIAEINKLTNPKRVIPAPVLPNNPEAKKGLQQGINYWEKETVEY
- a CDS encoding zinc-dependent metalloprotease, with the protein product MLRKNILYALLILLPFYLSAQVISPPSSLPNLPNLAVDPVPFEQLITSEAKSAMGMINVYTVKDRYYFEIKDSILDRPILVLNRIVQSSAAVDKSKEGYAGEEMGENTIMFRKGNGKKIFMTSYITNDRSLDSTENGLKRELDLNNTPGILMSFDAKAYGAKKNSTLIDVTDFLSGNSRIISGATFNEKGFQSDKSYVDKIQSFPINTEIQGYKTYGIGSKDSTMTVVLNTSFLLLPKKAMRERYNDPRVGYFTPFNFDYDKNPKFASMALKISRWRLEPKPEDIEKYNRGELVEPIKPIIFYIDPATPKRWVPYLIAGVNDWQVAFEKAGFKNAIKAIEVPQDDTNWNMNDARYSVIVYKPSLDANAMGPSVMDVRSGEIIASHVSWYHNVMTLLHDWYLLQAGTLDKNAQRQEFSDELMGQLIRFVSSHEIGHTLGLAHNFGSSSTVPVEKLRDKKWVEENGHTPSIMDYARFNYVAQPEDNISQKGIFPRIGDYDKWAIEWGYRAYPDIKDKREETKMLFNKITDTLKVNPRLYFGSQEIFGITDPRRQNEDLSDNVMVANSYGIKNLKRILPNLPEWSKMPTDQFGERSGNGLKRSYSALLSQLSLYHSHVVNTIGKGYSTYTAVGDTTKVFTVVPKSKQREAMAYLNKQVFREEPIWLQPDTVLDQVWMPTKGKLTQNIAGNILRDVLDMQKMMNLESAALLYGDKTYTPQDLFKDLDYGIWPELSAGTAVSSYHIALQQQYISSLLIAVTTPAVNNIPLSGVIREQLMSLKNRIKLALPKIKDAETKYHYNDVLLQIASVEGESLN